From Bradyrhizobium sp. 4:
GCCGATGATGCTCGCCGAGCTGATGATCGAGGCGGGCCTGCCGGCCGGCATCCTCAATGTCGTCAACGGCGACAAGGAAGCGGTCGACGCCATCCTCGACGATCCCGATATCAAGGCCGTCGGCTTCGTCGGCTCCACTCCGATCGCGCAATACATCTACGAGCGCGCAGCCCAAACCGGCAAGCGCTGCCAGTGTTTTGGCGGCGCCAAGAACCACGCCATCATCATGCCCGACGCCGACATGGACCAGGCGGTCGACGCACTGATCGGCGCCGGCTACGGTTCGGCCGGCGAACGCTGCATGGCGGTGTCCGTCGCGGTCCCCGTCGGCAAGTCCACTGCCGACCGCTTGATGGAAAAGCTGGTCCCGCGCGTCGAGTCGCTCAAGATCGGCACCTCGATCGATCCGTCCGCCGATTACGGTCCGCTGGTGACGCGCGAGGCGGTCGAGAAGGTCAAGGGCTATATCGACATCGGCATCAAGGAAGGTGCGACGCTCGCGGTCGACGGCCGCGGCTTCAAGATGCAGGGCTACGAGAACGGCTTCTATCTCGGCGGTTCGCTGTTCGACAACGTCACGAAGGACATGCGGATCTACAAGGAAGAGATTTTTGGTCCCGTGCTCTCGGTCGTGCGCGCGCACGATTACAAGGAAGCGCTGGCGCTGCCGTCGGAGCATGATTACGGCAACGGCGTTGCGATCTTCACCCGCGACGGCGATGCCGCGCGCGACTTCGCGGCCAAGGTCAATGTCGGCATGGTCGGCATCAACGTGCCGATCCCGGTGCCGATCGCCTATTACACCTTCGGCGGCTGGAAGAAGTCGGGCTTCGGCGATCTCAACCAGCACGGCCCGG
This genomic window contains:
- a CDS encoding CoA-acylating methylmalonate-semialdehyde dehydrogenase, translated to MRSVGHFIGGKEVKGTSGRTADVFEPMTGDVQAKVALASKAEVRAAVENARAAQPEWAATNPQRRARVMMKFVELVQRDYDKLAELLAREHGKTVPDAKGDIQRGLEVAEFACGIPHLMKGEYTEGAGPGIDIYSMRQALGVVAGITPFNFPAMIPMWKFAPAIACGNAFILKPSERDPGVPMMLAELMIEAGLPAGILNVVNGDKEAVDAILDDPDIKAVGFVGSTPIAQYIYERAAQTGKRCQCFGGAKNHAIIMPDADMDQAVDALIGAGYGSAGERCMAVSVAVPVGKSTADRLMEKLVPRVESLKIGTSIDPSADYGPLVTREAVEKVKGYIDIGIKEGATLAVDGRGFKMQGYENGFYLGGSLFDNVTKDMRIYKEEIFGPVLSVVRAHDYKEALALPSEHDYGNGVAIFTRDGDAARDFAAKVNVGMVGINVPIPVPIAYYTFGGWKKSGFGDLNQHGPDSVRFYTKTKTVTSRWPSGVKEGAEFSIPLMK